One genomic window of Hemitrygon akajei chromosome 1, sHemAka1.3, whole genome shotgun sequence includes the following:
- the aard gene encoding alanine and arginine-rich domain-containing protein, with product MLQASAVPRSRSPRSAALPAMSSDTQYEDTVSSRVLDDIKRRLLSAFRGAPARCELAQTSSLSRNARVDEELRRAQIDGAISWVRTELLEMRCQDRQLARTLLELNSEIQVLRREQELRARSPPARTAAIQNRAGSAVGTAGKEYT from the exons ATGCTCCAGGCAAGTGCCGTGCCGAGGAGCCGGAGCCCGCGGAGCGCCGCTCTGCCGGCCATGAGCAGCGACACCCAGTACGAGGACACTGTCTCCAGCAGGGTGCTGGATGATATCAAGCGGCGGCTGCTCAGCGCCTTCAGGGGAGCCCCCGCTCGGTGTGAGCTCGCCCAGACCAGCAGCCTGAGCAGGAACGCCCGGGTGGACGAGGAGCTCCGCAGAGCGCAGATCGACGGAGCCATTAGCTGGGTCCGGACCGAGCTG CTGGAGATGCGATGCCAGGACCGGCAGCTGGCCAGAACCTTACTGGAGTTAAACAGCGAGATCCAAGTACTGAGGAGAGAACAGGAACTGCGCGCCAGGTCGCCGCCGGCGCGAACCGCGGCCATTCAGAACCGGGCCGGTTCAGCCGTCGGCACTGCTGGAAAGGAATACACTTAA